From Alienimonas californiensis, a single genomic window includes:
- a CDS encoding RNA polymerase sigma factor — protein MDTLFSNGARAARDAGNMEPERLVLLVRASQAGDRAAFGELAAHFEPTVFAVALRRLRNRSEAAEVTQDVLMRAMRKIGQLEEPERFAGWLKQVAVRMSINRAVRRPKEAVCAPETFGGEATGGETALDSLLRGEAAALVRGSLDRLKELDRRTLTAFYFEGRSLKEIGEEFACPVGTVKRRLHTARGRLKAELASVMSA, from the coding sequence ATGGACACGCTTTTCAGCAACGGCGCCCGGGCCGCCCGGGACGCCGGCAACATGGAGCCGGAGCGGCTCGTGCTGCTGGTCCGGGCCTCCCAGGCCGGCGACCGGGCCGCCTTCGGCGAACTCGCCGCCCACTTCGAGCCGACCGTTTTCGCCGTCGCACTGCGCCGGTTGCGGAACCGCTCCGAGGCCGCCGAGGTCACCCAGGACGTGCTGATGCGGGCGATGCGGAAGATCGGTCAGCTGGAAGAGCCCGAGCGGTTCGCCGGCTGGCTGAAGCAGGTCGCCGTCCGCATGAGCATCAACCGGGCCGTGCGGCGTCCCAAGGAGGCCGTCTGCGCCCCCGAGACCTTCGGCGGCGAGGCGACCGGCGGGGAGACCGCCCTCGACTCGCTGCTGCGGGGCGAGGCCGCGGCCCTCGTGCGGGGTTCGCTGGATCGGCTGAAGGAGCTCGACCGGCGGACGCTGACGGCGTTCTACTTCGAGGGGCGGTCCCTGAAGGAGATCGGCGAGGAGTTCGCCTGCCCCGTCGGCACCGTGAAGCGGCGGCTGCACACCGCCCGCGGTCGGTTGAAGGCGGAGCTGGCCTCCGTCATGTCCGCCTGA